In the Malus domestica chromosome 16, GDT2T_hap1 genome, one interval contains:
- the LOC103416787 gene encoding monothiol glutaredoxin-S2-like, which produces MDAVTNMASERPVVIFSKSSCCMSHSIKTLLCDFGVNPAVYELDQMQRGREIEQALSRLGCNPTVPAVFIGGELVGGANEVMSLHLKRSLIPMLKRVGALWV; this is translated from the coding sequence ATGGATGCGGTGACAAATATGGCTTCAGAGAGACCAGTGGTGATCTTCAGCAAGAGCTCGTGCTGCATGTCGCACTCGATCAAAACCCTGCTTTGTGACTTTGGGGTGAACCCAGCAGTGTATGAGCTTGATCAGATgcaaagagggagagagatagagCAAGCTCTCTCTAGGCTTGGATGCAACCCTACTGTGCCTGCTGTGTTCATTGGTGGTGAACTTGTTGGTGGAGCCAATGAGGTCATGAGTCTTCATCTTAAGCGCTCCTTAATCCCCATGCTTAAGCGTGTCGGAGCATTATGGGTTTGA
- the LOC103416788 gene encoding monothiol glutaredoxin-S10-like: MDRVTKLASQNAVVIFSKSSCCMSHAVKRLFYEQGVSPEIYELDEESRGKEMECALTRLGCQPSVPAVFIGGKFVGSANTVMTLHLNGSLKKLLKDAGALWL, encoded by the coding sequence ATGGATCGTGTAACAAAATTGGCATCACAAAATGCCGTAGTGATATTCAGCAAGAGCTCGTGCTGCATGTCCCATGCAGTCAAGAGACTGTTTTACGAACAAGGGGTCAGTCCTGAAATCTATGAGCTCGATGAGGAGTCAAGAGGGAAGGAGATGGAGTGTGCTTTGACAAGGCTAGGTTGCCAACCTTCAGTGCCTGCTGTCTTCATTGGTGGCAAATTTGTAGGCTCAGCCAATACAGTCATGACACTTCATCTCAATGGGTCGCTAAAGAAATTGCTAAAAGATGCAGGAGCATTGTGGCTCTAA